The sequence TCGTCGGGCGCTCCTGGCGGCGTTTGTCCTGGGTCTCGGCTTCTCCATCACGCTCGCCCAAGCCGCGCTCGCCCTGCTGACGCTGTTCTGGCTCGGCAGGCTGTGCGGTCGCAAGGCTCGCGAAGCCGTGCGGTGGCCGCTCTGGCGCCCCGTACTGGCGTTCGGCGCGGTCAGCGTGATGTCGGCGCTTTTCGCGCCACATCCGGGCGAGGCCTTGGTCGCCTGTAAAAAGCTCCTGCTCGTCGCTGCCCTCTATGTCTCAGCCGACGAGCTCGACTCCACCGAGCGGGCCGAGCGCTTTCTGTCGGCGCTGGCGCTCGCCGTCGCGGGGGCGGCGGTGGTCGGACTCCTGCAGGTGAGCCTCTGCCCGGGCCCGGAGGCCGACTACGGCCTTCCGGCCTGGCTCTACCACCGGTGCGCCCGTGCCCGCGGCTTCTTCAGCAGCTACATGACGCTGGCGGGGGTGCTGAGCCTGACGCTGCTGGTGAGTCTGCCGCGGCTCCTTCTGGGCACGACCTTTCGCCCGTGGTTCGCGTTCGAGTGGTTCGCGAGCCTCGCGGGGCTGGCGGCGACATATACGCGGGGCGCCTGGATCGGCTTCGCTGCGGGCGTCCTTGCCCTCTGTCCTGCGATCCGGCGGCGGCGCTGGCTCCTGGCAGCCGGGTTCCTGGTGGTGGGCGTGGTGGTCATGGCCGGTCCGCAGCACCTGCGCGAGCGTGTCGTCACGATGACGAATCCCGACGATGTCACCGTCAAAGAGCGGATCTACATGTGGCGCAGCGGGATCGCCATGTGGCGGGAGCACCCGTGGCTGGGGGTGGGGCCGGGCGGCGTCAAGCGCGAATACCGCAACTACGCGCAGGCCGAGGCTTTGAGGAAGCGCACAGGGCATTTGCACAACTCCGCGCTCCAGATCCTCGTCGAGCTGGGTGTTGCCGGCTTGCTGGCGTGGCTGTGGATCTGGGCCGCGTTCTACACGGAGGCGGTGCGACTCCTTCGGCGCCTGCCGGCGGCCGCCATCGGAGAGCGAGCCCTGGTCGCCGGGAGCATCGCGGCCATCACGGGCTTTCTCGTGGCGGGGACGTCGGAGTACAACTTCGGCGATTCCGAGGTGGTGATGCTCGCCTGGGTCATCGTGGCGCTCCCGTATGTCGTCGCCCGCGGAGGGCCTTTTGCGCTTGTGAAAGGTGTGCCATAATGACCGTGACCAAACGGGAAAAAGGACAAACTTCCATGGGACTTCCGCTTCCCCTCCTCGAGCCGTCCGGGCCGCCGACAGCGCCAAAGCCGGCGTGGCTCCCAAAGCCGGCCTGGCTGAAAGTCCGCGCGCCCGGCGGGCCCAACTACATACGACTCAAGGGGCTCATGCGCGAGTGGAACCTCCACTCGGTCTGCGAGGAGGCGCACTGCCCGAACATCGGCGAGTGCTGGGAGGATTCGACCGCGACGTTCATGATCCTCGGGGATGTCTGCACGCGGAACTGCGGCTACTGCGCGGTCGCGCACGGCAAGCCCGTGTGGGAGGACCGCGAGGAGCCGGAGCGCGTGGGGCGCGCGGTGGGCGAG is a genomic window of Candidatus Rokuibacteriota bacterium containing:
- a CDS encoding O-antigen ligase family protein, whose translation is MATARRALLAAFVLGLGFSITLAQAALALLTLFWLGRLCGRKAREAVRWPLWRPVLAFGAVSVMSALFAPHPGEALVACKKLLLVAALYVSADELDSTERAERFLSALALAVAGAAVVGLLQVSLCPGPEADYGLPAWLYHRCARARGFFSSYMTLAGVLSLTLLVSLPRLLLGTTFRPWFAFEWFASLAGLAATYTRGAWIGFAAGVLALCPAIRRRRWLLAAGFLVVGVVVMAGPQHLRERVVTMTNPDDVTVKERIYMWRSGIAMWREHPWLGVGPGGVKREYRNYAQAEALRKRTGHLHNSALQILVELGVAGLLAWLWIWAAFYTEAVRLLRRLPAAAIGERALVAGSIAAITGFLVAGTSEYNFGDSEVVMLAWVIVALPYVVARGGPFALVKGVP